The genomic DNA ttgttttgacGTCACACTTAGTTCATAATTAATTGAACAGCCTATATGTACTTGGTCCTCACATAGAAGGTATTGTTGTCAATTGTGACATTATTTGAGCGAATGCCTTCTGTtgataattaacaatttttctgTTTGTCCGTGAGCTACATAAGCTACTCTTGTTGAGACACGAGGTATAGTAGTTTCACCTCTTACTCTTGATGTCCATGTGCAGAAAGAAAGGatgttatgttatttaatatGTCTCACCTATTTATATGTGTATAACCTGTTtcctttgttattttgtaataatCCAGTTGCCTTCTCCTATTTTCTGCTCCATTTTTGTTGAActgttgtgatttttttcttctccttactAGTTTCTTGGAACAATACATCTAGTTCTGCTGCGATTCTTGATGTAATTGTAGGAAACAGTTTATTTGTTTCTAACAAAATTGGACATTGTCATTTGGTTAGGCAAGCTGGTGAAGACAGTGATTGTGACTACTATAGGGATTCAAGCAGTGATGGAAGCAGTGACTATGAAACTGATAAAGGCATAAAATTTACCAGGGAACAGCAGGCTTGTCTCCATCTAACTAGTGAGGTCCCAATTAGATTGGACAAGTTGTCTTTAAATGATAAGCAGAGTGGAAGACAAGAAGGCTTTTCTAGTGATGATGGTGAAGCAGAGAATTCTCTAGGTCAGTTGCTCTTTGAGTTTCTTGAACAGGATCTCCCTTATTGCCGTGTACCATTAGCTGACAAGGTTAGCTAAATTCTTGTTACTATTCACTCGGGCAAGTTTGCGGTATGAACTCTGCATCTTAGTTGTTGTTTTATTGAGGCAGATATTAGATCTTGCATGCCAGTATCCTGGACTGAAGACGTTAAGAAGTTGTGATTTACTGGCAACTAGTTGGATGTCTGTGGCATGGTAAAGATCTATGTAATCTATATTAGTGTGTTACTTTGTATCATACCAAGATTGATTGGTCTGATGATATGTTTTTTTGTAGGTATCCTATTTATCGAATACCCACAGGCCCAACATTAAAAGATTTGGATGCCTGCTTTTTAACATACCATACCCTTTCCACACAAATGACAGGTAATCTTAGCCTTTCTATAATTTGCATTATTATACTTTACTGGCTTTTATACAGTTGTAGAACATTTTCCTTGTAATTTCCTCCTTATATGCCTTTAAAGAAAAGCCTAGCTTACTCACATCATTTAATCTCTTTGAAACACAACATATAAGCAAACACTATTTCCTTTTTAGATACAATCAATTGAATTGGTGATCGATATGACCTTTTGCTTTAATGTATCTTGAGAAGATCAACTATGGGGATCTTATGGTGGATGGTAACTCTTTCATGTTCGTTTCTTGGGCAAACCCTGAAATTCTTGGTTGCTCCTGCCCAACAAAGGGGAAAATTTCCATTTCTCCACTCAGCATTTGGGGGTTGCAGTGTGTAGCTCTTCActgtatttttatttcctttcaattttattttgtattcttatGATTTCCTTCGCTGTTATGTACTATTCATTTCTAGGAAGGACACCTCATCGTTTgttgtctctctctttctctctctctctctctcacagatgCACCAAAAATAGTAAATGAATGGTGCATGATATATTGAATAAGCCATAGCAACTATGCGGGGTTTGATAATTTGAGTTCaattttgttataaatttgACGTGCTCTGGTGGAATTTATACAGTTCAAATGTCTGATATAAGATGATTTAACTTGTACCCTATGGTATCTATTCAATTCTTAGAATTGGTCTCTTATTGGTTTTTGCAGGTGGTGGAAGTAACCAGGCCCCAATAGTCATTTATCCAAGTGAGATTGATGGTGTCTCCAAGATTTCCTTTCCTGCTTTTGGAATGGCATCCTATAAGTTAAAAGGATCCATGTGGGTGCAACATGGGGTTAGTGAGTCTCAACTGGCGAATTCCCTCATGCAGGCTGCTGAGAATTGGCTAAGACTGCTTCAGGTCAATCATCCAGATTTCCAGTTCTTCGCTTCACATGGCATGTACTCTGAAATCAAGAGATGACATGCAGCTGGATTATCTTTGCTTGCCACAAGACATAAAGCACTGGGATAAAATGGCACATGATGGAGTTTATACTTTATATGATGTGGATTCCTGTTAtgcaaaagaaacagaaaaatgtGGACAGTCACATgcaaaacaatataaaaagagaaaatgaataaaaaggaTGAAAAAGTGAAGACATAAGGCCCAAGAAAGGTGGGGAAAAGAGGCAAATAAAGATGAATATATGGAGATAATACATGGCGGCTGATCTAGCTAAAAAAGTGATGCTTCCACAAGCTGATAGTGCGAATTAGGTCTTACAAgctcctttcatttttttgactttttttagtttatgtcaTAATGAGGGATACACAGGTATTACAAGTTTTCAGGAGGCTTTTGGTTGATGTATAAACCATTAACTTTGGCTATCCATATTCTTTTGATAATCTTTTCATGTCATTTTGATGAGCAGTGAAGTGAGAAAGGAAATGTAATGCCCTCACATTTTAGTGTAGGCATGGTATGACAGAAATGTGAGGGTAATTTGTATGCACAGATATATGATTCAATCAATTAATATTCCTGTAGAAGAAAGAGAGCTCAAAGAACACTGATGATCACAAGGCCGGCAAGCTCTGTATTTTAAAGTGGCCGGATGTTGGCCTATTCACAGTTCCATAAATTCAatcaattcatatatatttacatatgctttaatgattttctttttcttttcttttttttcacccattaaaaaaatgaaaatcccATCAAGAAAATTAGTGGGTCATATATGTTGCAGTAGGTGAGATGAATCAATCATCAATggcctgtatatatatatatatatatatatatttgctgcAGCAGCAGGAATGAGATTATTAAACCACACATGCATGAATGAGACAAAACTTTTTGTGTAGATATATTTGTAATGGTTCTGAATCATCAagtctatatatagactatagtTGCATGATGCATGATGTATCATGCACGACCACCATGTTTTAATGAAAACTTGTAAAGTCATTTAGTATCAAAAATGCATGATTTGATAAGATGGTACTAGGTAGTTCTATGACCTAACATCATTTTAAGTCTATGTTTACaatatatgtttctttttatagaaaatatttgtcttttaaaaaaatgagagttTCATAATGGACCCTTTAATAAGGATCTTTCAAGGAAATGACTTAAAATCTCATACCTAAAAGtccatttttgttaaataatatgagaagtgattttaaa from Corylus avellana chromosome ca6, CavTom2PMs-1.0 includes the following:
- the LOC132183622 gene encoding uncharacterized protein LOC132183622; the protein is MLGSGLRFGALRGEDRFCVPVKARKNQNQQKQARRANKGDETESLDSYRKSKDPSNSLAKPSLEQFVKPVKNLDRFLESTTPLVPAQYFSKTTMRGWKTCDVEFQPYFMLNDLWETFKEWSAYGAGVPLVLDEGDSVVQYYVPYLSGIQLYGEPATRSNTKPRQAGEDSDCDYYRDSSSDGSSDYETDKGIKFTREQQACLHLTSEVPIRLDKLSLNDKQSGRQEGFSSDDGEAENSLGQLLFEFLEQDLPYCRVPLADKILDLACQYPGLKTLRSCDLLATSWMSVAWYPIYRIPTGPTLKDLDACFLTYHTLSTQMTGGGSNQAPIVIYPSEIDGVSKISFPAFGMASYKLKGSMWVQHGVSESQLANSLMQAAENWLRLLQVNHPDFQFFASHGMYSEIKR